One Dermatophagoides farinae isolate YC_2012a chromosome 1, ASM2471394v1, whole genome shotgun sequence genomic region harbors:
- the Crag gene encoding DENN domain-containing protein Crag isoform X2, which produces MNENRISDYFVVSGVAETDRHYESAYQPTLDPITDITVINRSQEPVPHGYYCVEKTPYDHEANLNHGSIQGSKFFICFKRGRDKPPLLDIGVLHAECETMSPECKMIKRTPSGFTANLNTVGTTKIYLTYRRSTKMTPYNQLVVTDICVILTSKNESPPHAFCLIEKNLNKGYLAFRSDAYLCYKKCMDRPPHLLYNPIIIDRFPNEENPQYPLPQNLPLFCLPMGASIECWPKNDSIGLSYSTFILTTSVGTKIYGTLLNYYEEIEPNLLTNDELIQLEFVDDPKDEEKIANALEEKSLQRIKSMCILSQWPFFNQFKNFLNFIYQNFICKPSTVPIEFYVFHFMKSIPFPTPDRPNIMVNLGASNDDLLFSHNFDDFPIPSNGASFKKLLQNLGADNCLYLLLFMLTEQKILIHSLRLSILTEIAEALVSMIFPFNWNCPYIPLCPLNLAGVLNAPLPFIVGIYSQYFDYFEPPSDVISISLDTRAIHISDTKRMLNLDILPRKNIKFLKEKLEEITRKIDQSVKSKERDGNIRRKFDKQIEIEIQEAFLYFMASIMKDFQHYLKPITAAPKVGATDPTTLFDFEGFLQAHQANIGFYSQLTRTQMFTKFIEERSLVSDKDISLAFFDDCIEKVEKYEDMNLKRISKLNLINFEDRGKSSKTVFISLPFLINETDHQEPKFFDGRFKKDLFKKFQAKFPVNENVADMNPVINSFVDCTDSPAMTTAKFDSELQCYMFTRRAKHEILKAQRIAQQSSRSASEWAKCLLINAYSLWFTHFPAFSYSLIQMQKSDPKSIKPLSIAYQALQRMQTMDFSVPDESCYRILMILCCIHNRPALAVKIFLDMKKYKVKLNAITYGYYNKAVLDGNWPTDYGDFRHKKSRWIKLYNVMRVAMHFKIKYLDTGKTTESSNSLIGSLNENIVRKKAKSLFSTKTGQTSMIVDHCSSAGLLWISDRIDSSIAKSNFGLYQKKYKSFVDVNITQEEFVDILNDLKTLRNNQIKIVPEMNLKESASEVSVKAGSENDSVSEMKLFSNSFVTPLKETLVNMDFSKSPVADKLRSSFRIAKNFTRSRYNAKSNNVHASPPRLPRSSTLPQTFQTSTPVNEMSMKSQFQNYGMSSPSEYFYSTVKSIGGRINEFKLSLGTSSMNSPVKFTMMNAVTSRLSLKNDDENLNLSIDNLLDQFDENSFNMGKYQHVLNEYYTKSLELFQTEETLSSTSTIDRIIWNVEMISCTICRGCQSIIYDEEIMSQWLPDDSNLNTCCIHCKATFVPSLTIYIEDYRCINDQQPLSGHSLDPISVPYLSPLVLRKELENILNGESYSSLILPKFVDDHPIVYWNLVWYFTRLNFPSHIYELALCATSLNSPEFIKISNQYGYNFKNVCVTCMWDNEKFYQNIPLHQQWLKMKNAELETMSPEMLDFKNLCQQLIQLIKERELFKPIQFLISERNKLKKLPGVDLKNLNSLYRELMFLNLIQDPPALSVDSFDEEYRSAFESLTNKDKESLIRIDNPLPNGAIYCRNLFKPLALIRPPPPT; this is translated from the exons atgaatgaaaatcgaatatccgattattttgttgtatcTGGCGTGGCCGAAACTGATCGCCATTATGAATCAGCATATCAGCCAACATTGGATCCAATAACGGACATAACTGTGATAAATCGTAGCCAGGAACCAGTACCACATGGATATTATTGTGTCGAAAAAACTCCATATGATCATGAAGCCAATCTCAATCATGGTAGTATTCAAggatcaaaatttttcatctgttTTAAACGTGGTCGTGACAAGCCACCATTATTGGATATCGGTGTTTTACATGCTGAATGTGAAACAATGAGTCCGGAATGTAAAATGATAAAACGTACTCCATCTGGGTTTACTGCAAATTTAAATACGGTTGGAACgacaaaaatatatttaaCATATAGAcgttcaacaaaaatgacacCTTACAATCAACTAGTTGTCACAGATATTTGCGTTATATTGACCAGTAAAAATGAATCTCCTCCACAtgcattttgtttgattgaaaaaaatttaaataaggGCTATCTTGCATTTAGATCTGATGCATATTTATGCTATAAAAAATGCATGGATCGGCCTCCACATCTTTTATACAACCCAATTATCATCGATCGTTTCCCAAATGAAGAGAATCCACAGTATCCATTGCCACAAAATTTGCCTTTGTTTTGTCTTCCAATGGGCGCATCAATTGAATGTTGGCCCAAGAATGATTCGATTGGTCTTTCATATTCAACGTTCATATTGACCACAAGCGTGGGCACTAAAATTTATGGAACCTTGTTGAATTATTACGAAGAGATTGAGCCAAATTTGTTgaccaatgatgaattgatacAACTTGAATTTGTAGATGACCctaaagatgaagaaaaaattgcaaatgcactagaagaaaaaagtctgcaaagaataaaatcaatgtgTATCTTATCTCAGTGGCCCTTTTTTAATcagtttaaaaattttttgaattttatatatCAAAACTTTATCTGCAAACCTTCAACCGTTCCAATTGAATTCTatgtgtttcatttcatgaaGAGCATTCCTTTTCCAACACCGGATCGTCCAAACATAATGGTCAATCTTGGtgcatcaaatgatgatttacttTTTTCACATAATTTCGATGATTTTCCCATTCCTTCGAACGGAgcttcattcaaaaaattattacaaaatCTTGGAGCTGATAATTGTctctatttattattattcatgttAACTGAACAGAAGatattaattcattcattacgaTTGAGTATTTTGACAGAAATCGCTGAAGCTCTTGTATCAATGatatttccattcaattggAATTGTCCATATATTCCACTATGTCCGTTGAATTTGGCCGGTGTTCTCAATGCTCCATTACCGTTTATTGTCGGCATTTATTCACagtattttgattattttgagcCACCATCCGATGTAATATCGATAAGTTTAGATACACGAGCTATTCATATATCTGACACGAAAAGAATGCTCAATTTGGATATATTGCCccgaaaaaatataaaatttctcaaagaaaaattggagGAAATAAcgagaaaaattgatcaaagtGTTAAAAGCAAAGAACGTGATGGAAAcataagaagaaaatttgacaaacaaatagaGATCGAAATTCAAGAAGCTTTCCTTTATTTCATGGCTTCGATAATGAAAgattttcaacattatctAAAACCGATTACCGCTGCACCTAAAGTTGGAGCTACTGATCCAACaacattgtttgattttgagGGCTTTCTTCAAGCACACCAAGCGAATATTGGTTTTTATAGTCAACTAACGAGAACACAAATGTTCACCAAATTTATTGAAGAACGATCGTTAGTATCTGATAAGGACATAAGTCTGGCATTTTTCGATGACTGTATCGAAAAGGTTGAAAAATATGAGGATATGAATCTTAAAAGAATttccaaattgaatttaatcaatttcgaAGATCGTGGAAAATCCTCTAAAACcgtgttcatttcattaccaTTCCTTATAAATGAAACTGATCATCAAGaaccaaaattttttgatggaCGATTTAAAAAAGATTTGTTTAAAAA atTTCAGGCAAAGTTTCCTGTAAATGAAAACGTCGCTGATATGAACCCGGtcataaattcatttgtcGATTGTACAGATTCACCGGCAATGACTACAGCCAAATTCGATTCGGAATTACAATGTTACATGTTTACTCGAAGAGCTAAACATGAGATATTGAAAGCACAGAGGATTGCACAACAATCATCTAGATCTGCAAGTGAATGGGCTAAATGTTTACTTATAAATGCTTACAGTTTATGGTTCACACATTTTCCAGCATTTTCCTATTCCTTGATCCAAATGCAAAAATCAGatccaaaatcaatcaagcCACTGTCAATCGCATACCAGGCATTACAACGTATGCAAACGATGGATTTTTCTGTACCAGATGAATCTTGTTATCGTATCCTAATGATTCTTTGTTGCATACATAATCGTCCTGCATTAGCcgtcaaaatatttttggatatgaaaaaatacaaagTTAAACTTAATGCAATCACTTATGGCTATTATAACAAGGCTGTTTTAGATGGAAACTGGCCCACTGATTATGGTGATTTTAGACATAAAAAATCCCGATGGATTAAGCTCTACAATGTGATGCGGGTTGCAATGCATTTCAAGATAAAATATCTTGATACTGGAAAAACTACCGAATcttcaaattcattaattgggtctttgaatgaaaatattgtcagaaaaaaagcgAAATCTCTTTTCTCGACTAAAACTGGACAAACttcaatgattgttgatcattgttCTAGTGCTGGATTATTGTGGATTTCCGATCGAATCGATTCTTCCATTGCAAAATCTAACTTTGGACTTTATCAGAAAAAGTATAAAAGTTTTGTTGATGTAAACATCACTCAAGAAGAATTTGTTGACATATTAAATGATTTAAAGACCCTtagaaataatcaaattaaaattgtaccagaaatgaatttgaaagaaTCTGCATCTGAAGTATCGGTTAAAGCTGGCTCAGAAAATGATAGTGTTTCGGAAATGAAACTTTTCTCAAATTCGTTCGTGACACCATTAAAAGAGACATTGGTCAACATGGATTTCAGCAAAAGTCCTGTTGCTGACAAATTACGATCCAGTTTTCGTATcgcaaaaaatttcactagATCTCGATACA AcgcaaaatcaaataatgttCATGCAAGCCCTCCGCGATTACCTCGATCATCGACATTACCACAAACATTCCAAACATCAACTCCAGTAAATGAAATGTCGATGAAATCgcaatttcaaaattatggAATGAGTTCACCATCCGAATATTTCTATTCTACAGTCAAATCAATTGGTGGCAGgattaatgaatttaaattatcattaggAACTTCTAGTATGAATTCTCCAGTCAAATTTACTATGATGAATGCCGTCACTTCTCGCTTGAGtctaaaaaatgatgatgaaaatttaaatttgtcaATAGATAATTTGCTAGACCAATTTGACGAGAATTCGTTCAATATGGGCAAATATCAACatgttttgaatgaatattatacAAAATCATTGGAATTATTTCAAACAGAAGAAACTTTATCATCGACTTCAACGATTGACCGAATTATTTGGAATGTCGAAATGATCTCCTGCACAATTTGTCGTGGctgtcaatcaatcatctaTGATGAAGAAATCATGTCCCAATGGCTGCCCGATGATTCTAATCTCAACACTTGCTGTATTCACTGCAAAGCAACATTCGTACCATCTTTGACTATTTACATTGAG GATTATCGGTGCATAAATGATCAACAGCCACTGTCTGGTCATTCATTGGATCCTATATCTGTACCTTATCTTAGTCCATTGGTGTTGCGCAAAGAATTGGAAAACATATTGAATGGAGAAAGCTATTCTAGTCTAATTCTGCcaaaatttgttgatgatcatccaaTCGTTTATTGGAATCTTGTTTGGTACTTTACTCGATTAAATTTCCCATCACACATTTATGAATTAGCATTGTGTGCAACAAGCTTAAATTCTCCTGAATTCATCAAG ATATCTAATCAATATGGCTATAATTTCAAGAATGTTTGTGTTACTTGTATGTgggataatgaaaaattctatcaAAATATTCCGTTACATCAACAATggttaaaaatgaaaaatgccGAATTAGAAACCATGAGTCCAGAAATGTTGGATTTTAAAAATCTTTGTCAACAATTGATCCAATTAATCAAAGAACGTGAATTGTTTAAGCCAATACAGTTTTTGATTTCAGAACGGAATAAACTCAAAAAACTGCCCGGAGTGGAcctgaaaaatttgaatagcTTGTATCGAGAATTGatgtttttaaatttgatacAAGATCCACCTGCACTCAGTGTCG attcatttgatgaagaATATCGATCAgcatttgaatcattaacAAATAAAGATAAAGAATCATTGATCCGCATTGACAATCCACTACCTAATGGTGCAATATATTGTCGAAATTTGTTCAAACCACTGGCATTGATTCGACCACCGCCACCAACTTGA
- the Crag gene encoding DENN domain-containing protein Crag isoform X1, whose translation MNENRISDYFVVSGVAETDRHYESAYQPTLDPITDITVINRSQEPVPHGYYCVEKTPYDHEANLNHGSIQGSKFFICFKRGRDKPPLLDIGVLHAECETMSPECKMIKRTPSGFTANLNTVGTTKIYLTYRRSTKMTPYNQLVVTDICVILTSKNESPPHAFCLIEKNLNKGYLAFRSDAYLCYKKCMDRPPHLLYNPIIIDRFPNEENPQYPLPQNLPLFCLPMGASIECWPKNDSIGLSYSTFILTTSVGTKIYGTLLNYYEEIEPNLLTNDELIQLEFVDDPKDEEKIANALEEKSLQRIKSMCILSQWPFFNQFKNFLNFIYQNFICKPSTVPIEFYVFHFMKSIPFPTPDRPNIMVNLGASNDDLLFSHNFDDFPIPSNGASFKKLLQNLGADNCLYLLLFMLTEQKILIHSLRLSILTEIAEALVSMIFPFNWNCPYIPLCPLNLAGVLNAPLPFIVGIYSQYFDYFEPPSDVISISLDTRAIHISDTKRMLNLDILPRKNIKFLKEKLEEITRKIDQSVKSKERDGNIRRKFDKQIEIEIQEAFLYFMASIMKDFQHYLKPITAAPKVGATDPTTLFDFEGFLQAHQANIGFYSQLTRTQMFTKFIEERSLVSDKDISLAFFDDCIEKVEKYEDMNLKRISKLNLINFEDRGKSSKTVFISLPFLINETDHQEPKFFDGRFKKDLFKKFQAKFPVNENVADMNPVINSFVDCTDSPAMTTAKFDSELQCYMFTRRAKHEILKAQRIAQQSSRSASEWAKCLLINAYSLWFTHFPAFSYSLIQMQKSDPKSIKPLSIAYQALQRMQTMDFSVPDESCYRILMILCCIHNRPALAVKIFLDMKKYKVKLNAITYGYYNKAVLDGNWPTDYGDFRHKKSRWIKLYNVMRVAMHFKIKYLDTGKTTESSNSLIGSLNENIVRKKAKSLFSTKTGQTSMIVDHCSSAGLLWISDRIDSSIAKSNFGLYQKKYKSFVDVNITQEEFVDILNDLKTLRNNQIKIVPEMNLKESASEVSVKAGSENDSVSEMKLFSNSFVTPLKETLVNMDFSKSPVADKLRSSFRIAKNFTRSRYSFARSTFSDSEKNLNKIGSLFVKSDAKSNNVHASPPRLPRSSTLPQTFQTSTPVNEMSMKSQFQNYGMSSPSEYFYSTVKSIGGRINEFKLSLGTSSMNSPVKFTMMNAVTSRLSLKNDDENLNLSIDNLLDQFDENSFNMGKYQHVLNEYYTKSLELFQTEETLSSTSTIDRIIWNVEMISCTICRGCQSIIYDEEIMSQWLPDDSNLNTCCIHCKATFVPSLTIYIEDYRCINDQQPLSGHSLDPISVPYLSPLVLRKELENILNGESYSSLILPKFVDDHPIVYWNLVWYFTRLNFPSHIYELALCATSLNSPEFIKISNQYGYNFKNVCVTCMWDNEKFYQNIPLHQQWLKMKNAELETMSPEMLDFKNLCQQLIQLIKERELFKPIQFLISERNKLKKLPGVDLKNLNSLYRELMFLNLIQDPPALSVDSFDEEYRSAFESLTNKDKESLIRIDNPLPNGAIYCRNLFKPLALIRPPPPT comes from the exons atgaatgaaaatcgaatatccgattattttgttgtatcTGGCGTGGCCGAAACTGATCGCCATTATGAATCAGCATATCAGCCAACATTGGATCCAATAACGGACATAACTGTGATAAATCGTAGCCAGGAACCAGTACCACATGGATATTATTGTGTCGAAAAAACTCCATATGATCATGAAGCCAATCTCAATCATGGTAGTATTCAAggatcaaaatttttcatctgttTTAAACGTGGTCGTGACAAGCCACCATTATTGGATATCGGTGTTTTACATGCTGAATGTGAAACAATGAGTCCGGAATGTAAAATGATAAAACGTACTCCATCTGGGTTTACTGCAAATTTAAATACGGTTGGAACgacaaaaatatatttaaCATATAGAcgttcaacaaaaatgacacCTTACAATCAACTAGTTGTCACAGATATTTGCGTTATATTGACCAGTAAAAATGAATCTCCTCCACAtgcattttgtttgattgaaaaaaatttaaataaggGCTATCTTGCATTTAGATCTGATGCATATTTATGCTATAAAAAATGCATGGATCGGCCTCCACATCTTTTATACAACCCAATTATCATCGATCGTTTCCCAAATGAAGAGAATCCACAGTATCCATTGCCACAAAATTTGCCTTTGTTTTGTCTTCCAATGGGCGCATCAATTGAATGTTGGCCCAAGAATGATTCGATTGGTCTTTCATATTCAACGTTCATATTGACCACAAGCGTGGGCACTAAAATTTATGGAACCTTGTTGAATTATTACGAAGAGATTGAGCCAAATTTGTTgaccaatgatgaattgatacAACTTGAATTTGTAGATGACCctaaagatgaagaaaaaattgcaaatgcactagaagaaaaaagtctgcaaagaataaaatcaatgtgTATCTTATCTCAGTGGCCCTTTTTTAATcagtttaaaaattttttgaattttatatatCAAAACTTTATCTGCAAACCTTCAACCGTTCCAATTGAATTCTatgtgtttcatttcatgaaGAGCATTCCTTTTCCAACACCGGATCGTCCAAACATAATGGTCAATCTTGGtgcatcaaatgatgatttacttTTTTCACATAATTTCGATGATTTTCCCATTCCTTCGAACGGAgcttcattcaaaaaattattacaaaatCTTGGAGCTGATAATTGTctctatttattattattcatgttAACTGAACAGAAGatattaattcattcattacgaTTGAGTATTTTGACAGAAATCGCTGAAGCTCTTGTATCAATGatatttccattcaattggAATTGTCCATATATTCCACTATGTCCGTTGAATTTGGCCGGTGTTCTCAATGCTCCATTACCGTTTATTGTCGGCATTTATTCACagtattttgattattttgagcCACCATCCGATGTAATATCGATAAGTTTAGATACACGAGCTATTCATATATCTGACACGAAAAGAATGCTCAATTTGGATATATTGCCccgaaaaaatataaaatttctcaaagaaaaattggagGAAATAAcgagaaaaattgatcaaagtGTTAAAAGCAAAGAACGTGATGGAAAcataagaagaaaatttgacaaacaaatagaGATCGAAATTCAAGAAGCTTTCCTTTATTTCATGGCTTCGATAATGAAAgattttcaacattatctAAAACCGATTACCGCTGCACCTAAAGTTGGAGCTACTGATCCAACaacattgtttgattttgagGGCTTTCTTCAAGCACACCAAGCGAATATTGGTTTTTATAGTCAACTAACGAGAACACAAATGTTCACCAAATTTATTGAAGAACGATCGTTAGTATCTGATAAGGACATAAGTCTGGCATTTTTCGATGACTGTATCGAAAAGGTTGAAAAATATGAGGATATGAATCTTAAAAGAATttccaaattgaatttaatcaatttcgaAGATCGTGGAAAATCCTCTAAAACcgtgttcatttcattaccaTTCCTTATAAATGAAACTGATCATCAAGaaccaaaattttttgatggaCGATTTAAAAAAGATTTGTTTAAAAA atTTCAGGCAAAGTTTCCTGTAAATGAAAACGTCGCTGATATGAACCCGGtcataaattcatttgtcGATTGTACAGATTCACCGGCAATGACTACAGCCAAATTCGATTCGGAATTACAATGTTACATGTTTACTCGAAGAGCTAAACATGAGATATTGAAAGCACAGAGGATTGCACAACAATCATCTAGATCTGCAAGTGAATGGGCTAAATGTTTACTTATAAATGCTTACAGTTTATGGTTCACACATTTTCCAGCATTTTCCTATTCCTTGATCCAAATGCAAAAATCAGatccaaaatcaatcaagcCACTGTCAATCGCATACCAGGCATTACAACGTATGCAAACGATGGATTTTTCTGTACCAGATGAATCTTGTTATCGTATCCTAATGATTCTTTGTTGCATACATAATCGTCCTGCATTAGCcgtcaaaatatttttggatatgaaaaaatacaaagTTAAACTTAATGCAATCACTTATGGCTATTATAACAAGGCTGTTTTAGATGGAAACTGGCCCACTGATTATGGTGATTTTAGACATAAAAAATCCCGATGGATTAAGCTCTACAATGTGATGCGGGTTGCAATGCATTTCAAGATAAAATATCTTGATACTGGAAAAACTACCGAATcttcaaattcattaattgggtctttgaatgaaaatattgtcagaaaaaaagcgAAATCTCTTTTCTCGACTAAAACTGGACAAACttcaatgattgttgatcattgttCTAGTGCTGGATTATTGTGGATTTCCGATCGAATCGATTCTTCCATTGCAAAATCTAACTTTGGACTTTATCAGAAAAAGTATAAAAGTTTTGTTGATGTAAACATCACTCAAGAAGAATTTGTTGACATATTAAATGATTTAAAGACCCTtagaaataatcaaattaaaattgtaccagaaatgaatttgaaagaaTCTGCATCTGAAGTATCGGTTAAAGCTGGCTCAGAAAATGATAGTGTTTCGGAAATGAAACTTTTCTCAAATTCGTTCGTGACACCATTAAAAGAGACATTGGTCAACATGGATTTCAGCAAAAGTCCTGTTGCTGACAAATTACGATCCAGTTTTCGTATcgcaaaaaatttcactagATCTCGATACA GTTTTGCTCGTTCTACTTTTTCCGattcggaaaaaaatctaaacaaaATTGGTTCTTTGTTTGTGAAATCAGAcgcaaaatcaaataatgttCATGCAAGCCCTCCGCGATTACCTCGATCATCGACATTACCACAAACATTCCAAACATCAACTCCAGTAAATGAAATGTCGATGAAATCgcaatttcaaaattatggAATGAGTTCACCATCCGAATATTTCTATTCTACAGTCAAATCAATTGGTGGCAGgattaatgaatttaaattatcattaggAACTTCTAGTATGAATTCTCCAGTCAAATTTACTATGATGAATGCCGTCACTTCTCGCTTGAGtctaaaaaatgatgatgaaaatttaaatttgtcaATAGATAATTTGCTAGACCAATTTGACGAGAATTCGTTCAATATGGGCAAATATCAACatgttttgaatgaatattatacAAAATCATTGGAATTATTTCAAACAGAAGAAACTTTATCATCGACTTCAACGATTGACCGAATTATTTGGAATGTCGAAATGATCTCCTGCACAATTTGTCGTGGctgtcaatcaatcatctaTGATGAAGAAATCATGTCCCAATGGCTGCCCGATGATTCTAATCTCAACACTTGCTGTATTCACTGCAAAGCAACATTCGTACCATCTTTGACTATTTACATTGAG GATTATCGGTGCATAAATGATCAACAGCCACTGTCTGGTCATTCATTGGATCCTATATCTGTACCTTATCTTAGTCCATTGGTGTTGCGCAAAGAATTGGAAAACATATTGAATGGAGAAAGCTATTCTAGTCTAATTCTGCcaaaatttgttgatgatcatccaaTCGTTTATTGGAATCTTGTTTGGTACTTTACTCGATTAAATTTCCCATCACACATTTATGAATTAGCATTGTGTGCAACAAGCTTAAATTCTCCTGAATTCATCAAG ATATCTAATCAATATGGCTATAATTTCAAGAATGTTTGTGTTACTTGTATGTgggataatgaaaaattctatcaAAATATTCCGTTACATCAACAATggttaaaaatgaaaaatgccGAATTAGAAACCATGAGTCCAGAAATGTTGGATTTTAAAAATCTTTGTCAACAATTGATCCAATTAATCAAAGAACGTGAATTGTTTAAGCCAATACAGTTTTTGATTTCAGAACGGAATAAACTCAAAAAACTGCCCGGAGTGGAcctgaaaaatttgaatagcTTGTATCGAGAATTGatgtttttaaatttgatacAAGATCCACCTGCACTCAGTGTCG attcatttgatgaagaATATCGATCAgcatttgaatcattaacAAATAAAGATAAAGAATCATTGATCCGCATTGACAATCCACTACCTAATGGTGCAATATATTGTCGAAATTTGTTCAAACCACTGGCATTGATTCGACCACCGCCACCAACTTGA